Proteins co-encoded in one Garra rufa chromosome 7, GarRuf1.0, whole genome shotgun sequence genomic window:
- the LOC141337855 gene encoding PDZ domain-containing protein GIPC3-like, which produces MENGGKGSGILFCTLNSHKVDMQKLLGGQIGLEDFIFAHVRGETKEVEVVKTEDALGLTITDNGAGYAFIKRIKEGSTIDQIKTVCVGDHIEAINDQSIVGCRHYEVAKMLKEQSRGTPFTLRLVEPKKAFDMIGQRTRAPKSSEGKMVSGKETLRLRSRGSATLEEIPNEFEDKAIKKVDDLLESYMGIRDIELATTIVEAGKNKNNPDDFAEALDSVLGDFGFPDVFLFDVWGAMGDVKNGRF; this is translated from the exons ATGGAAAACGGCGGTAAAGGTTCCGGT aTCCTTTTCTGCACCCTGAACTCACACAAAGTGGACATGCAGAAGCTGCTGGGTGGTCAGATCGGTTTGGAGGACTTCATCTTCGCCCATGTGAGGGGAGAAACCAAAGAGGTGGAGGTCGTTAAAACCGAGGACGCGCTCGGACTCACCATCACCGACAACGGCGCGGGATACGCCTTCATTAAA AGGATAAAGGAAGGCAGCACCATCGACCAAATCAAGACGGTGTGTGTCGGTGATCACATCGAGGCCATAAACGACCAGAGCATTGTGGGATGTCGGCATTATGAAGTGGCGAAGATGCTGAAAGAGCAGTCGAGAGGAACGCCGTTCACCCTGCGCCTAGTCGAACCCAAGAAAGCCTTCG ACATGATAGGCCAGAGGACGCGAGCGCCCAAGTCCAGCGAGGGCAAAATGGTGAGCGGGAAGGAGACGCTGCGGCTGCGCTCCAGAGGATCAGCCACGCTGGAGGAAATC CCCAACGAGTTTGAAGACAAGGCCATCAAGAAGGTCGACGACCTGCTGGAGAGTTACATGGGGATTCGAGATATCGAGCTCG CGACTACTATTGTGGAAGCTGGGAAGAACAAGAACAACCCGGATGATTTCGCAGAGGCCCTCGACTCTGTTCTGGGCGACTTCGGCTTTCCTGACGTCTTTCTGTTTGACGTTTGGGGTGCCATGGGAGACGTGAAGAATGGACGCTTTTAG